A stretch of the Fusobacterium perfoetens ATCC 29250 genome encodes the following:
- a CDS encoding oligosaccharide flippase family protein gives MFFLRNFFTLGFTIFIFPIVVKKLGPENLGKIQYVEAIVAYFLLFINLGIDTYGKREVALYREDREKLSSIVLELIFILLITTIIGIIIYLINIKYLMDDIIIKKISMIYLLNIIFNFIGVEWFYIGIENQEYITKRNLFFKFLSAISILLFINSKNDMYIYVFIVIFSLVGSNLLNILNLKKYIVLKKIKIKDISKHLKPLFVLFFSVLSASIAHHLDSIMVKNIVGVKELGYYSFAMKFGKIPIVLTTTIVAVLYPRLCNLLGQNKKKEYYQLATIGIEIILLFSTPITIGMFLISDIIVKVFAGTDFLNSIPVMKVFSILILVMGIAYSTGSITLVANKRDKVYSLSVVLGALLNFIFNLLYIPKIGALGAAIATIITEVIAIIVRILFCMDIFKKIKISIFNLVKIIISSTFMGIVVYYIKNFSSNLTINLIFSIIFGGIAYSISLLLFKEKYIINFLEKLKNKFKE, from the coding sequence ATGTTTTTTTTACGAAATTTTTTTACATTAGGCTTTACAATTTTTATTTTTCCAATAGTTGTAAAAAAATTAGGACCAGAAAATTTAGGAAAAATTCAATATGTGGAAGCTATTGTAGCATATTTTTTATTATTTATAAACTTAGGAATTGATACTTATGGAAAGAGAGAAGTAGCATTATATAGAGAAGATAGAGAAAAATTATCTTCAATAGTACTAGAGTTAATTTTTATTTTATTGATAACTACTATTATAGGTATAATTATTTATTTAATAAATATAAAATATCTTATGGATGATATCATTATAAAAAAGATTTCTATGATATATTTATTAAATATAATATTTAATTTTATAGGAGTTGAATGGTTTTATATAGGAATAGAAAATCAAGAATATATAACAAAAAGAAATTTATTTTTTAAATTTTTATCCGCTATATCTATACTGCTTTTTATAAATTCTAAAAATGATATGTATATATATGTTTTTATTGTAATTTTTTCTTTGGTTGGCTCAAATTTATTAAATATTTTAAATTTAAAAAAATATATTGTTTTAAAAAAAATAAAAATTAAAGATATAAGTAAACATTTGAAACCATTATTTGTTTTATTTTTTAGTGTTTTATCAGCAAGTATAGCACACCATTTAGATTCTATAATGGTAAAGAATATAGTTGGGGTGAAAGAATTAGGATATTACTCATTTGCAATGAAATTTGGAAAAATACCAATAGTATTAACCACTACAATTGTAGCTGTATTATATCCAAGGTTATGTAATTTATTAGGTCAAAATAAAAAAAAGGAATATTATCAATTAGCAACTATAGGAATAGAAATAATTCTTTTATTTTCAACACCAATAACTATAGGAATGTTTCTAATTTCAGATATAATAGTAAAAGTATTTGCTGGAACTGATTTCTTAAATAGTATACCAGTAATGAAAGTTTTTTCGATTTTAATTTTGGTAATGGGAATAGCTTATTCAACAGGAAGTATAACTTTGGTAGCAAATAAAAGAGATAAGGTTTATTCTTTGTCAGTTGTATTAGGTGCATTGTTAAATTTTATTTTTAATTTATTATATATTCCTAAAATAGGAGCATTAGGAGCAGCAATAGCAACAATTATAACAGAGGTTATAGCAATAATTGTAAGAATTTTATTTTGTATGGATATTTTTAAAAAAATAAAAATATCGATTTTTAATCTAGTAAAAATAATAATTTCAAGTACTTTTATGGGAATAGTAGTATACTATATAAAAAATTTTTCTTCCAATTTAACAATAAATTTGATTTTTTCAATAATATTTGGTGGAATTGCTTATTCAATATCATTACTGTTATTTAAAGAAAAATACATAATAAATTTTTTGGAAAAATTAAAAAATAAATTTAAGGAGTAA
- the wecB gene encoding non-hydrolyzing UDP-N-acetylglucosamine 2-epimerase, producing the protein MKVGLIFGTRPEAIKVAPVYHELKNNGIDVKAVVTGQHKEMLYQVLNLFGITPDYDLQIMKQGQGLSELTGRLIIKLDEIVKKENFDYILVQGDTTSVLAGALVGFYNQIPVGHIEAGLRTGNIYSPFPEEANRKLVGNITSIHFAPTDVNVKNLLKENYPKDKILKVGNTVIDALYWVKKNKSEDIEFIKRKYGVENKKYILITMHRRENWGKSMEETLKAVRDYLEKHDDLYLVFPMHLNPLVREVVHKVLDTFERKILIEPLEYLEFIAIMDGAHYIMTDSGGVQEEAPSLGKPTLVLRDTTERPEAIEAGTAKLVGTKYEDVIKYMELLEGELYEKMSKANNPYGDGKTSERIRKYLESVSK; encoded by the coding sequence ATGAAAGTAGGATTAATATTTGGAACAAGACCAGAAGCAATTAAAGTGGCTCCTGTATATCATGAATTAAAAAATAATGGAATAGATGTAAAAGCAGTAGTAACAGGACAACACAAAGAAATGCTTTATCAAGTATTAAATCTTTTTGGAATAACTCCTGATTATGATTTACAAATAATGAAACAAGGACAAGGGTTATCAGAATTAACTGGTAGACTTATAATTAAACTTGATGAGATTGTAAAAAAAGAAAATTTTGATTATATATTAGTTCAAGGAGATACAACATCAGTTTTAGCAGGAGCTTTAGTAGGATTTTATAATCAAATACCAGTAGGACATATTGAAGCAGGACTTAGAACAGGAAATATTTATTCGCCATTTCCTGAGGAAGCTAATAGAAAACTTGTAGGAAATATAACAAGTATTCATTTTGCTCCAACAGATGTAAATGTAAAAAATCTTTTAAAAGAAAATTATCCAAAGGATAAAATTTTAAAAGTTGGAAATACAGTAATAGATGCACTTTATTGGGTAAAGAAAAATAAAAGTGAAGATATAGAATTTATAAAAAGAAAATATGGTGTAGAAAATAAGAAATATATTTTAATTACAATGCATAGAAGAGAGAATTGGGGAAAGTCAATGGAAGAAACTCTTAAAGCAGTAAGAGATTATTTAGAGAAACATGATGATTTATATTTAGTGTTTCCAATGCATTTAAACCCATTAGTAAGAGAAGTGGTACATAAAGTATTGGATACTTTTGAAAGAAAAATTTTAATAGAACCATTAGAATATTTAGAGTTTATAGCAATAATGGATGGAGCACATTATATAATGACAGATTCAGGAGGAGTTCAAGAGGAAGCTCCAAGTTTAGGAAAACCTACATTGGTACTTCGTGATACAACAGAAAGACCTGAAGCTATAGAAGCAGGAACAGCTAAATTGGTTGGAACAAAATATGAAGATGTAATAAAATATATGGAATTATTAGAGGGAGAATTATATGAAAAAATGTCAAAAGCTAATAATCCATATGGTGATGGAAAAACATCAGAAAGAATAAGAAAATATTTAGAAAGTGTTAGCAAATAA
- a CDS encoding nucleotide sugar dehydrogenase, whose translation MEELLEKARKKELKITILGMGYIGLPTAIAFARAGFTVNGFDVNKKVIETLKGGHIHIVEPDLQEAFEEAINSGRLIPTDKLEKSDVFIISVPTPFKKEHEEKIADLSYVESGAREVATVLEENNLVILESTVPPMTTKLMTDILEKESKISREKFMTVHCPERVLPGRILYELEHNDRIIGAERREAGEYTKVIYDAMVKEGTCYITDDITAEMCKLVENTFRDVNIAFANELSVICDKLGIDVFELIKLANKHPRVNILTPGAGVGGHCLAVDPWFIVEKFPKEANVIREARLINDFKPRFIVNKVDEILKGDKSLTVGVLGLAYKPDIDDLRESPAMEIAEILRDKGYKVIACEPNVREKESHGFELYSFKETIEKADYLVLAQGHKEFKENIEVLKEKKVYDCLGIIK comes from the coding sequence ATGGAAGAATTATTAGAAAAAGCAAGAAAAAAAGAATTAAAAATCACAATATTAGGAATGGGGTATATAGGACTTCCTACGGCCATAGCTTTTGCAAGAGCAGGATTTACAGTAAATGGATTTGATGTAAATAAAAAAGTAATAGAAACTTTAAAAGGTGGACATATTCATATAGTAGAGCCAGATTTACAAGAAGCATTTGAAGAAGCTATAAATAGTGGAAGATTAATACCAACAGACAAATTAGAAAAATCAGATGTATTTATAATCTCTGTACCAACTCCATTTAAAAAAGAACATGAAGAAAAAATAGCAGATTTATCTTATGTAGAAAGTGGAGCAAGAGAAGTAGCAACAGTATTAGAAGAAAATAATCTTGTAATATTAGAATCAACAGTACCACCAATGACAACAAAATTAATGACAGATATATTAGAAAAAGAATCAAAAATATCAAGAGAAAAATTTATGACAGTTCATTGTCCTGAAAGAGTTTTACCAGGAAGAATTCTTTATGAATTAGAACATAATGATAGAATAATTGGAGCAGAAAGAAGAGAAGCAGGAGAATACACAAAAGTTATATATGATGCAATGGTAAAAGAAGGAACTTGTTATATAACTGATGATATAACAGCAGAAATGTGTAAACTTGTAGAAAATACATTTAGAGATGTAAATATAGCTTTTGCTAATGAACTTTCTGTAATTTGTGATAAATTAGGAATAGATGTATTTGAATTAATAAAATTAGCAAATAAACATCCAAGAGTAAATATATTAACACCAGGAGCAGGAGTTGGAGGACATTGTTTAGCAGTAGACCCATGGTTTATTGTAGAAAAATTTCCAAAAGAAGCAAATGTAATAAGAGAAGCAAGACTTATAAATGATTTTAAACCAAGATTCATAGTAAATAAAGTAGATGAAATATTAAAAGGAGATAAATCATTAACAGTAGGAGTATTAGGACTTGCTTATAAACCAGATATAGATGATTTAAGAGAATCACCAGCAATGGAAATAGCTGAAATCTTAAGAGATAAAGGGTATAAAGTAATAGCTTGTGAACCAAATGTAAGAGAAAAAGAAAGTCATGGTTTTGAACTTTATAGTTTTAAGGAAACAATAGAGAAAGCAGATTATTTAGTATTAGCACAAGGACATAAAGAATTTAAAGAAAATATAGAAGTATTAAAAGAAAAGAAAGTGTATGATTGTTTAGGAATAATTAAATAA